One Roseofilum reptotaenium CS-1145 DNA window includes the following coding sequences:
- a CDS encoding bleomycin hydrolase encodes MKSVLTTAIAAADAAGRFPSSSDLESVQGSLQRAAARLEAAEKLSGNVDAVAQEAYDACIKQYPYLNNSGEANSTDTFKAKCLRDIKHYMRLISYCLAVGGTGPLDEWGIAGQREVYRALGLPTAPYVAALSYARNRGCAPRDMSAQALVEYNALLDYVINSLS; translated from the coding sequence ATGAAATCAGTTCTCACCACGGCTATTGCTGCTGCTGATGCTGCTGGTCGTTTTCCTAGCAGCTCTGACCTAGAGTCTGTTCAAGGTAGCCTCCAACGTGCGGCTGCTCGTTTGGAAGCTGCTGAAAAACTCAGCGGTAACGTTGATGCTGTTGCTCAGGAAGCTTATGATGCTTGCATCAAACAGTATCCTTACCTGAACAATTCTGGTGAAGCCAACTCTACCGATACCTTCAAAGCTAAGTGTCTGCGTGACATCAAGCACTACATGCGCTTGATTAGCTACTGCTTGGCTGTAGGCGGTACTGGCCCTCTTGATGAGTGGGGAATTGCTGGACAGCGTGAAGTTTATCGTGCTTTAGGTCTGCCCACCGCTCCTTATGTTGCAGCTCTTAGCTATGCTCGTAACCGGGGTTGCGCTCCTCGCGATATGTCTGCACAAGCTCTAGTTGAGTACAATGCTCTGCTAGACTATGTAATCAACTCCTTATCCTAG
- a CDS encoding HEAT repeat domain-containing protein, translating into MTSDTNALFTQLTHPNPNLRERAMVQLAENRDEDTIGRLIEMVKEENVDIRRPAVKALGVIGPDAIVPIVSLLESSDNSTIQTSCVKALAQVAVNHGPDAFPEEGVDGLKLALNHPNQLVNITAVMALGAVGSPMLELLVDTLKTTENVALGVSIINALASMGDARATEVLTQLANDESADTYIRESATNALPRLEQTIQYSAGNS; encoded by the coding sequence ATGACTTCAGATACTAACGCTTTATTTACACAGCTTACACATCCCAATCCAAATTTAAGAGAACGTGCCATGGTACAGTTAGCTGAAAATCGAGACGAAGATACCATTGGTCGCTTAATTGAGATGGTGAAGGAAGAGAATGTGGATATTCGGCGACCAGCAGTGAAGGCGTTAGGGGTAATTGGCCCAGATGCGATTGTGCCCATTGTTTCCCTATTGGAGTCAAGTGATAATTCAACCATTCAAACGAGTTGTGTGAAAGCGTTAGCCCAAGTGGCGGTCAATCATGGGCCTGATGCTTTTCCAGAAGAAGGAGTAGACGGTTTAAAGCTGGCCTTGAATCATCCCAATCAACTGGTTAATATTACTGCAGTGATGGCATTGGGGGCTGTAGGTTCACCAATGTTAGAGTTGTTAGTAGACACCCTAAAAACAACAGAAAATGTAGCTTTAGGGGTATCAATTATTAATGCTTTGGCCTCTATGGGAGATGCTCGCGCGACAGAAGTCTTAACCCAATTAGCCAATGATGAATCGGCGGATACTTATATTCGGGAATCAGCAACTAATGCTTTACCTCGCTTAGAGCAAACTATTCAATATAGCGCTGGTAATTCATAA
- a CDS encoding bleomycin hydrolase encodes MLDAFSRAVVSADASTSTLSSDKIAELKGFISEGNKRLDAVNAVASNASCCVSDAITGMICENQGLIQAGGNCYPNRRMAACLRDGEIILRYVTYALLAGDASVLEDRCLNGLKETYTALGVPSTSTVRAVQIMKAVCVAHITNTNTEERAGAKYRKNDTPQGDCSALAAECAGYFDRVISALS; translated from the coding sequence ATGCTTGACGCTTTTTCGAGAGCTGTGGTATCAGCAGATGCCAGCACTTCCACTCTGAGCAGCGACAAAATTGCTGAACTCAAAGGTTTTATTTCTGAAGGCAACAAGCGCTTAGACGCTGTTAATGCTGTAGCTAGTAACGCAAGCTGCTGCGTTTCTGATGCAATCACCGGTATGATTTGCGAAAACCAAGGCTTAATCCAAGCTGGTGGTAACTGCTACCCCAACCGTCGTATGGCTGCTTGCTTACGTGATGGTGAAATCATTCTTCGCTATGTCACCTACGCCTTGTTAGCTGGTGATGCTTCTGTTCTCGAAGATCGGTGCTTAAATGGTCTGAAAGAAACCTACACCGCGTTAGGAGTTCCCTCAACTTCTACCGTTCGTGCAGTACAAATCATGAAGGCCGTTTGTGTTGCTCACATTACCAACACCAACACAGAAGAGCGTGCTGGAGCAAAATATCGTAAAAACGATACTCCCCAAGGAGACTGCTCTGCGTTAGCTGCTGAGTGTGCTGGATACTTCGATCGCGTTATTTCCGCTTTAAGCTAA